The Lycium barbarum isolate Lr01 chromosome 12, ASM1917538v2, whole genome shotgun sequence genome includes a region encoding these proteins:
- the LOC132621112 gene encoding uncharacterized GPI-anchored protein At1g61900, which yields MRGGVSQSFKLYLLDVFLLLLYLQDSSCSSVNSLQGSLNVDRKEDALLPEISPTASPQPFLPLLAPSPWAPFTNSSLPKLSGLCTLKFDAVESMMGVTSIDCVAPFAEYLANVMCCPQLQTTLVILIGQSSKYTNMLALNGTLAKHCLSDFQQILVSQGANDTLQHICSLHPSNLTEGSCPVKDVREFETTVDSSSLLAACGKIDLVNECCEQTCQNAISEAAKKLALKAYDLSMESAEVLSDHSTRVNDCRRIAHRWLASKLDPKGAKDVLRGLSNCKNNKVCPLVFPNTSHVTKACGDGMNNQTACCNTIESYVSHLQRQSFVTNLQALDCASSLGVKLQKANVSKNIYNLCHISLKDFSVQVAPEVSGCLLPSLPSDAVLDQSTGISFVCDLNDNIPAPWPSLSHLPVSSCNKTVKIPALPAAASGQISLNSLSIRSHLCLLALIVLGSLFYT from the exons ATGAGAGGTGGGGTGTCTCAAAGTTTCAAGCTTTACCTTCTAGATGTGTTTCTACTGCTTCTTT ACCTCCAGGACTCCAGTTGCAGTTCAGTAAATTCTCTCCAGGGCTCTTTAAACGTGGACAGAAAGGAGGATGCTCTGTTGCCTGAGATCTCCCCAACTGCTTCTCCTCAACCCTTTCTCCCTCTTCTGGCACCTTCTCCGTGGGCACCTTTCACAAACAGCAGTTTACCAAAATTATCGG GACTCTGTACGCTGAAATTTGATGCTGTGGAAAGCATGATGGGTGTGACATCAATTGATTGTGTTGCTCCATTTGCAGAGTATCTGGCTAATGTCATGTGTTGCCCACAACTGCAAACAACTCTTGTTATTCTTATCGGGCAGTCTAGTAAATACACAAATATGCTTGCTTTAAATGGAACACTTGCAAAGCATTGCCTTTCAGATTTTCAGCAAATTCTGGTAAGCCAGGGTGCCAATGACACTTTACAGCACATATGCTCTCTCCATCCATCAAATCTTACAGAAGGTTCTTGCCCAGTCAAAGATGTTCGTGAGTTTGAAACCACAGTGGACTCATCTAGCCTACTTGCTGCCTGCGGGAAGATTGACCTTGTAAATGAATGCTGCGAGCAAACTTGCCAAAATGCTATATCAGAAGCAGCTAAAAAACTTGCACTAAAAGCATATGATCTGAGCATGGAAAGTGCTGAGGTGCTGTCTGACCACTCGACTAGGGTCAATGATTGCAGAAGGATTGCACACCGTTGGCTGGCGAGTAAACTTGACCCTAAAGGTGCAAAAGATGTTCTTAGAGGACTATCTAACTGCAAAAATAATAAAG TGTGCCCTCTGGTATTCCCTAATACGAGCCATGTTACAAAGGCTTGTGGAGATGGAATGAATAACCAAACAGCATGCTGTAATACAATTGAGAGCTATGTGTCTCACTTACAAAGGCAGAGTTTTGTAACCAACTTGCAAGCTTTGGATTGTGCTTCTTCACTTGGAGTCAAGTTACAGAAAGCCAATGTGAGCAAAAATATATACAATCTTTGTCACATTAGCCTCAAGGACTTCTCTGTGCAAG TCGCACCCGAAG TTTCTGGGTGTCTTTTGCCTAGTCTACCATCAGATGCTGTACTTGACCAAAGTACGGGGATCAGCTTCGTCTGTGATTTAAATGATAACATTCCAGCCCCTTGGCCATCCCTCTCTCACTTACCAGTTTCGTCATGCAATAAAA CTGTGAAAATTCCTGCACTTCCTGCGGCAGCATCTGGCCAGATCA